One genomic segment of Bacteroides caccae includes these proteins:
- a CDS encoding Lrp/AsnC family transcriptional regulator, whose translation MERIDNLDRQILEIISQNARIPFKDVAAECGVSRAAIHQRVQRLIDLGVIVGSGYHVNPKSLGYRTCTYVGIKLEKGSMYKSVVAELQKIPEIVECHFTTGPYTMLTKLYACDNEHLMDLLNNKMQEIPGVVATETLISLEQSIKKEIPIRVEK comes from the coding sequence ATGGAAAGAATAGACAACCTCGACAGGCAAATACTAGAGATTATCTCACAGAATGCCCGCATCCCTTTCAAAGACGTAGCAGCCGAATGCGGAGTGTCACGCGCAGCTATTCATCAACGTGTGCAGAGATTGATTGACTTGGGTGTCATCGTAGGCTCAGGCTATCATGTAAATCCGAAATCATTGGGATACAGAACATGTACGTATGTCGGCATCAAACTGGAAAAAGGCTCTATGTACAAATCTGTAGTGGCCGAGTTGCAGAAGATTCCGGAAATCGTAGAATGTCACTTCACCACTGGCCCGTATACCATGCTGACCAAACTTTATGCATGTGACAATGAACACCTAATGGATTTGCTGAATAACAAAATGCAAGAGATACCGGGTGTAGTAGCTACCGAGACATTGATATCTCTAGAGCAAAGCATCAAAAAAGAAATTCCTATCCGAGTAGAAAAGTAA
- a CDS encoding FKBP-type peptidyl-prolyl cis-trans isomerase encodes MKKISIFMAIAAAASLASCTAQAPKANLKSDLDSLSYSIGMAQTQGLKGYLTGRLNVDTAYMAEFIKGLNDGVSKTSKKDIAYMAGIQIGQQISGENGMIKNINQELFAGDSTKTISKDNFMAGFIAGTLEKGGVMSMEAAQAYTRTAMEAIKTKALEEKYADYKAENEKFLADNKAKEGVKTTPSGLQYKVITEGKGEIPADTCKVKVNYKGTLIDGTEFDSSYKRNEPATFRANQVIKGWTEALTMMPVGSKWELYIPQDLAYGARESGGQIKPFSTLIFEVELLSIEKDKK; translated from the coding sequence ATGAAAAAAATTAGTATTTTTATGGCAATCGCCGCTGCTGCAAGCCTTGCTTCTTGTACAGCTCAAGCTCCTAAAGCAAATCTGAAATCAGACCTCGATTCACTGTCTTATTCTATCGGTATGGCTCAGACTCAAGGTCTGAAAGGCTATCTGACAGGTCGTTTGAACGTTGATACTGCATATATGGCAGAATTCATCAAAGGTTTGAACGACGGTGTAAGCAAAACCAGCAAAAAAGACATTGCTTACATGGCAGGTATTCAAATCGGTCAGCAAATCAGCGGCGAGAACGGTATGATAAAAAACATCAATCAGGAACTGTTTGCCGGTGACTCTACTAAAACTATCAGCAAAGACAACTTCATGGCTGGTTTCATCGCAGGTACGCTGGAAAAAGGTGGCGTAATGTCTATGGAAGCTGCTCAGGCTTATACTCGTACAGCTATGGAAGCTATCAAAACAAAAGCTTTGGAAGAAAAATATGCTGACTACAAAGCTGAAAACGAAAAATTCCTTGCCGACAACAAAGCTAAAGAAGGTGTGAAAACAACTCCGAGCGGTCTGCAATATAAAGTTATCACTGAAGGTAAAGGTGAAATTCCTGCCGACACTTGCAAAGTGAAAGTAAACTACAAAGGTACTTTGATCGATGGTACTGAATTCGATAGCTCTTACAAACGTAACGAACCGGCTACTTTCCGTGCCAACCAAGTTATCAAAGGCTGGACAGAAGCATTGACCATGATGCCCGTAGGTTCTAAATGGGAACTTTATATCCCGCAGGATCTTGCTTATGGCGCAAGAGAATCAGGCGGCCAGATCAAACCGTTCTCTACTTTGATTTTCGAAGTTGAACTGTTGAGTATCGAGAAGGATAAGAAATAA
- a CDS encoding class I SAM-dependent methyltransferase, whose translation MTPISPETRQFINEHQSDDVRNLALQARKYPDVDIPAAITQIAGRQIAAEKIPSWKEIDDIWYPKHLSLEQCSSEITARYKASLLQGESLADLTGGFGIDCSFLATGFRSATYVERQAELCAIAAHNFPALDLNHISVRNDDGVAYLEAMSPVDCIFLDPARRNEHGGKTVAISDCEPNVAELEGLLLSKANRIMIKLSPMLDLSQALKELPHTQEVHIISVNNECKELLLLLGQTAPEEIPVHCVNLSTKGEQEKQLFVFTREQEQHSECSYTDTLGNYLYEPNASLLKAGAFRSIAAAYSVKKLHPNSHLYTSETQIEGFPGRTFRIINRCSLNKKEIKENLSDLKKANITVRNFPATVAELRKRIKLAEGGDTYLFASTLNDGQKILIRCGKV comes from the coding sequence ATGACTCCAATCTCTCCCGAAACCCGACAGTTTATCAACGAACATCAATCCGACGATGTACGCAACCTGGCCCTGCAAGCCCGGAAATACCCCGATGTAGACATACCGGCTGCTATCACCCAAATAGCAGGACGACAAATCGCAGCCGAGAAAATCCCCTCCTGGAAAGAGATAGACGATATATGGTATCCGAAACATCTTTCACTGGAGCAATGTTCTTCAGAAATCACCGCCCGTTATAAAGCAAGCCTCCTGCAAGGTGAGTCTCTGGCCGACCTGACCGGAGGATTCGGAATCGACTGCTCTTTCCTTGCCACCGGATTCCGATCGGCTACTTACGTAGAACGTCAGGCAGAACTCTGCGCCATAGCAGCCCACAACTTTCCCGCACTCGACCTCAACCATATAAGTGTCAGAAACGACGACGGAGTAGCCTATCTGGAAGCCATGTCTCCGGTAGACTGTATCTTTCTCGACCCTGCCCGCCGCAATGAGCACGGCGGAAAAACCGTTGCCATTTCCGACTGTGAGCCTAATGTGGCCGAGCTCGAAGGACTCCTGTTGAGCAAAGCCAACCGGATAATGATTAAACTTTCCCCCATGCTCGACCTTTCACAGGCACTGAAAGAATTGCCGCACACACAGGAGGTACATATCATCTCCGTCAATAACGAATGCAAAGAACTCCTGTTGTTACTCGGACAGACAGCACCGGAAGAAATCCCGGTTCACTGCGTAAACCTCTCCACAAAAGGAGAGCAGGAAAAACAACTCTTCGTATTTACCCGCGAACAGGAACAGCACAGCGAGTGCAGCTATACAGACACACTTGGCAATTATCTGTACGAACCCAATGCTTCTCTCCTGAAAGCCGGTGCTTTCCGCAGCATTGCCGCGGCTTACTCCGTCAAGAAGCTGCATCCCAACAGTCATCTCTACACTTCCGAAACGCAGATTGAGGGTTTTCCCGGCAGAACATTCCGCATCATCAACCGGTGCAGCCTCAACAAAAAGGAAATAAAGGAGAATCTGTCAGACCTGAAAAAAGCGAATATCACAGTCCGCAACTTTCCGGCTACGGTGGCAGAACTCCGTAAACGTATCAAGTTAGCGGAAGGGGGAGATACCTACCTCTTTGCCAGCACCTTAAACGATGGACAGAAAATACTGATCCGTTGCGGGAAAGTCTGA
- a CDS encoding M15 family metallopeptidase — protein sequence MRFLKYSLPVLCLLLAECTSVSGHKEKERLTMAEYKHPSDDMQPREECSPAPQPKKSAMALYMDSLGLVNIAELDNSITVKLMYTQADNFTGEVLYDDLSEAYLHPDAAYALVKAQEALKQLHPSYNLVVYDAARPMSVQKKMWNVVKGTPKYKYVSNPNRGGGLHNYGLAVDINIQDSLGQPLPMGTKVDHLGIEAHITQESELVRNGKISEAERQNRILLRRVMKEAGFRALPSEWWHFNFCSRDVARQKYKVIP from the coding sequence ATGAGATTTCTAAAATATAGTTTGCCTGTCCTCTGTCTGCTTCTGGCAGAATGTACTTCCGTTTCCGGTCACAAGGAAAAGGAAAGGCTCACCATGGCAGAATACAAACATCCGTCGGATGATATGCAACCCCGCGAAGAATGTTCCCCTGCCCCTCAACCAAAGAAAAGTGCCATGGCTCTCTACATGGATTCTTTAGGACTGGTCAATATAGCGGAACTGGACAACAGTATCACCGTGAAGTTGATGTACACACAAGCCGACAATTTCACCGGAGAGGTGCTTTACGATGATTTGTCGGAAGCCTATCTGCATCCCGACGCAGCATACGCCCTCGTGAAAGCACAGGAGGCACTGAAACAACTGCATCCTTCCTACAATCTCGTTGTCTACGATGCCGCCCGTCCGATGTCCGTACAAAAAAAGATGTGGAATGTAGTGAAAGGAACACCCAAATACAAATACGTCTCCAACCCGAACCGTGGCGGCGGACTTCACAACTACGGACTGGCGGTAGACATCAACATTCAGGATTCTCTCGGACAACCCTTGCCTATGGGAACCAAGGTAGACCACTTGGGGATAGAAGCCCATATCACACAAGAAAGTGAACTGGTACGAAACGGAAAAATAAGTGAGGCGGAACGGCAGAACCGGATACTGTTGCGGAGAGTAATGAAAGAAGCCGGATTTCGCGCCCTGCCCAGCGAATGGTGGCACTTCAACTTTTGTAGCCGGGATGTAGCAAGGCAGAAATATAAGGTAATACCATAA
- a CDS encoding DUF4491 family protein: protein MEFLSEYHLAGLFIGICTFLIIGLFHPVVVKAEYYWGTKCWWIFLILGIAGVVASLSIENVIIASLLGVFAFSSFWTIKEVFEQEERVKKGWFPKNPKRKYKF, encoded by the coding sequence ATGGAATTTCTAAGTGAATATCACCTTGCAGGGTTATTCATCGGAATTTGTACCTTTTTGATTATCGGCCTTTTTCACCCTGTCGTGGTAAAGGCCGAATATTATTGGGGCACAAAATGCTGGTGGATATTCCTGATACTCGGTATTGCCGGTGTAGTTGCCTCATTAAGCATCGAGAACGTCATCATAGCTTCTCTGCTAGGCGTATTTGCCTTCTCCTCTTTCTGGACAATCAAAGAGGTTTTCGAACAGGAAGAAAGAGTAAAAAAAGGCTGGTTCCCCAAGAACCCGAAACGCAAATATAAATTCTGA
- a CDS encoding calcium/sodium antiporter, producing the protein MNILFLIGGLILILLGANGLTDGAASVAKRLRIPSIVIGLTIVAFGTSAPELTVSVSSALKGSADIAIGNVVGSNIFNTLMIVGCTALFAPIVITRNTLKKEIPLCILSSVVLLVCANDVFLDKAPENILNRVDGLLLLCFFAIFMGYTFAIASKPSTGGQEEHPVPEEENEIKLLPWWKSVLYIIGGLAALIYGGQLFVNGATGIARNLGVSESIIGLTLVAGGTSLPELATSIVAALKKNPEIAIGNVIGSNLFNIFFVLGCSASITPLHLSGITNFDLLTLVGSCILLWLFGLFFAKRTITRIEGSIMILCYVAYTVVLIYNT; encoded by the coding sequence ATGAATATACTGTTTCTTATCGGAGGATTAATCCTCATTCTTCTAGGAGCTAACGGACTCACGGACGGGGCTGCTTCAGTTGCCAAACGTCTCCGTATCCCCTCCATTGTTATCGGGCTTACTATCGTCGCGTTCGGTACTTCTGCCCCCGAACTCACCGTCAGTGTGTCTTCTGCTCTTAAAGGCAGTGCGGACATTGCCATAGGTAATGTGGTAGGAAGTAATATATTCAATACACTGATGATTGTAGGCTGCACGGCTTTATTCGCTCCGATTGTCATCACCCGGAATACACTCAAAAAAGAGATTCCGCTCTGCATTCTATCTTCTGTCGTCCTGTTGGTTTGCGCCAATGACGTCTTTCTGGATAAAGCACCGGAAAATATCCTGAACAGGGTAGACGGACTGTTATTGCTTTGTTTCTTCGCTATCTTTATGGGATATACATTTGCTATCGCTTCCAAGCCCTCCACAGGGGGACAGGAAGAACATCCCGTACCGGAAGAAGAGAACGAGATAAAATTGCTCCCCTGGTGGAAATCGGTTCTTTATATTATCGGAGGGCTGGCTGCACTAATTTACGGAGGACAATTATTTGTTAACGGGGCTACGGGTATCGCCCGCAATCTGGGCGTCAGCGAGTCAATCATCGGTCTGACACTGGTGGCCGGAGGGACTTCTCTGCCGGAACTTGCCACCTCTATCGTTGCCGCACTAAAGAAGAATCCGGAAATAGCTATCGGAAATGTAATCGGCAGTAACCTCTTCAATATCTTCTTTGTATTGGGATGCAGCGCCAGCATTACTCCCCTCCACCTTAGCGGAATCACCAACTTCGACTTGCTCACACTGGTCGGCTCGTGCATCCTGCTCTGGCTGTTCGGATTGTTCTTCGCCAAACGGACAATCACACGGATAGAAGGAAGCATTATGATACTCTGCTATGTAGCATATACCGTGGTATTGATTTATAATACATAG
- a CDS encoding FKBP-type peptidyl-prolyl cis-trans isomerase, whose protein sequence is MDKFSYAIGLGIGQNLSSMGIQGLAVDDFAQAIRDVLEGNQTAISHNEAREIVNKYFEELEAKMSAVAIEQGKAFLEENKKRPGIVTLPSGLQYEVINEGTGKKPKATDQVRCHYEGTLVDGTLFDSSIQRGEPAVFGVNQVIPGWVEALQLMSEGAKWKLYIPSDLGYGARGAGEMIPPHSTLVFEVELLEVL, encoded by the coding sequence ATGGATAAATTTAGTTACGCTATTGGCCTTGGAATCGGTCAAAACTTATCAAGTATGGGAATTCAAGGTCTCGCAGTAGATGATTTTGCACAAGCAATCAGAGACGTACTGGAAGGTAATCAAACGGCTATCAGCCACAATGAAGCCCGCGAAATAGTAAACAAATACTTCGAAGAACTGGAAGCTAAAATGAGCGCTGTCGCCATTGAACAAGGAAAGGCTTTCCTCGAAGAAAACAAAAAAAGACCGGGTATTGTTACACTGCCCAGCGGATTGCAATACGAGGTTATCAATGAAGGTACAGGCAAAAAACCGAAAGCGACCGACCAAGTAAGATGCCACTACGAAGGCACGTTGGTAGACGGCACCCTGTTCGACAGTTCTATCCAGCGTGGCGAACCTGCCGTATTCGGCGTTAACCAGGTAATTCCGGGTTGGGTAGAAGCCCTGCAACTGATGTCGGAAGGTGCTAAATGGAAACTGTATATCCCATCGGACCTGGGCTATGGTGCAAGAGGTGCCGGAGAAATGATTCCTCCTCACAGCACACTCGTTTTTGAAGTAGAATTACTTGAAGTATTATAA
- a CDS encoding mechanosensitive ion channel family protein has protein sequence MEMNKMKRLVLLLIVLLGTTGVRAQLGEAVKKIFAGDSVTTVHNTPLNRDSDSVYVANLQKSLEAARLNEANMRMEMEQMKLQMAAVDSVKYARQRQRIDSLRQFTKGIPVVADGDTLFYLFTKRGGYTPQQRAQMTGAAIEELGRRFNLRPDSVSIDHSDIVSDLMYGNKVLLSLTDQDALWEGISRDSLAKERQQNVITKLHDMKAEHGLWRMAKRVLYFILVIVGQYFLFRLTNWLFRKLKVRILRLKDTKIRPVSIQGYELLDAQKQANLLVFLAGIGRYILMGLQLLITIPLIFIIFPQTEGLAYRILGYIWNPIRGIFVGIIDYIPKLFTIIIIWYAVRYLVRLVHYLAREIEAGRLKFNGFYPDWAMPTFHIVRFLLYAFMIAMIYPYLPGSDSGVFQGISVFVGLIVSLGSSTVIGNIIAGLVITYMRPFKLGDRIKLNDTTGDIIEKTPLVTRIRTPKNEVVTVPNSFIMSSHTVNYSTSAREYGLIIHSEVSIGYDIPWRQVNQILIDAALNTPGVVDDPRPFVLETSLSDWYPVYQINAYIKEADKMTQIYSDLHQNIQDKFNEAGIEIMSPHYMAVRDGNETTIPKDDLREKSGK, from the coding sequence ATGGAAATGAATAAAATGAAACGTTTAGTGTTACTGCTCATTGTACTTTTGGGAACAACGGGAGTACGGGCACAGTTGGGAGAAGCTGTCAAGAAGATATTTGCAGGTGATAGTGTAACTACCGTGCACAACACACCTCTGAACCGGGATTCAGACTCTGTCTATGTGGCCAATCTGCAAAAATCCCTCGAAGCAGCCCGGCTCAACGAGGCGAATATGCGTATGGAAATGGAGCAGATGAAACTGCAAATGGCTGCCGTCGACTCCGTGAAGTACGCCCGGCAGCGTCAACGTATCGATTCTTTGCGACAGTTTACCAAAGGAATCCCCGTGGTAGCCGACGGAGATACCTTATTTTATCTTTTTACCAAACGTGGCGGATACACTCCCCAGCAACGTGCGCAAATGACCGGTGCTGCAATTGAAGAACTGGGAAGACGTTTTAACCTCCGCCCGGACTCCGTGTCGATCGACCATTCGGACATTGTCTCCGATTTGATGTACGGTAACAAGGTGTTACTTTCCCTTACCGATCAGGATGCTTTGTGGGAAGGTATTTCCCGTGATTCTCTTGCGAAGGAAAGACAACAAAACGTTATCACCAAACTGCACGATATGAAAGCCGAACACGGGCTTTGGAGAATGGCGAAACGTGTGCTTTATTTCATTCTGGTGATTGTCGGGCAATACTTCCTGTTTCGCCTGACGAACTGGCTTTTCCGTAAACTGAAAGTACGTATCTTGCGTCTGAAAGATACGAAGATACGACCTGTTTCCATTCAAGGATATGAATTGTTGGATGCCCAAAAACAAGCTAATTTGTTAGTCTTTCTGGCGGGCATCGGGCGGTATATTCTTATGGGATTGCAGTTGTTGATTACTATTCCGCTGATTTTCATTATTTTCCCGCAAACAGAAGGACTGGCTTATCGTATATTGGGTTATATCTGGAACCCGATTCGTGGCATTTTTGTGGGTATTATTGATTATATTCCCAAGTTGTTTACAATCATTATTATCTGGTATGCAGTGCGGTATCTGGTACGACTGGTGCACTATCTGGCCCGTGAGATAGAAGCAGGGCGTTTGAAATTCAACGGTTTCTATCCGGATTGGGCAATGCCGACTTTCCATATCGTCCGTTTCCTGCTTTACGCATTTATGATTGCGATGATTTATCCTTATTTGCCGGGTTCTGATTCAGGGGTATTCCAAGGGATTTCGGTATTTGTCGGATTGATTGTATCGTTGGGTTCAAGTACGGTGATCGGTAATATTATTGCCGGGCTGGTGATTACGTATATGCGCCCGTTTAAGTTGGGCGACCGGATTAAACTGAATGATACTACCGGAGATATTATAGAGAAAACACCCCTTGTCACCCGTATCCGTACACCGAAGAATGAGGTGGTTACCGTTCCCAACTCATTTATCATGTCCTCGCATACCGTGAATTACAGTACCTCGGCACGTGAATACGGGTTGATTATCCATTCGGAAGTATCTATCGGATATGATATCCCTTGGCGGCAAGTCAATCAGATATTGATTGATGCGGCATTGAATACTCCCGGAGTGGTGGACGATCCGCGTCCGTTCGTGTTGGAAACATCTTTAAGTGACTGGTATCCGGTTTATCAGATTAATGCTTATATCAAGGAAGCGGATAAGATGACTCAAATCTATTCGGACTTGCACCAGAACATTCAAGATAAATTTAATGAGGCGGGCATTGAAATCATGTCCCCGCATTATATGGCTGTCCGGGATGGAAACGAGACGACAATCCCCAAAGATGACTTGAGAGAAAAATCAGGAAAATAG
- a CDS encoding SIR2 family NAD-dependent protein deacylase, with protein MKNLVILTGAGMSAESGISTFRDAGGLWDRYPVEQVATPEGYQRDPALVINFYNERRKQLLDVTPNRGHELLAELEKNFRVTVVTQNIDNLHERAGSSHIIHLHGELTKVCSSRDPYNPHYIKELKPEEYEVKLGDKAGDGTQLRPFIVWFGEAVPEIETAIQYVEKADIFVIIGTSLNVYPAAGLLHYVPREAEVYLIDPKPVDTHTSRPVHVIQKGASEGVAELKQLLGV; from the coding sequence ATGAAGAATCTGGTAATATTGACGGGTGCCGGTATGAGTGCCGAGAGTGGAATCAGTACGTTTCGTGATGCTGGCGGTCTGTGGGACCGGTATCCGGTGGAGCAAGTGGCTACTCCGGAAGGCTATCAGCGCGACCCTGCATTGGTGATAAACTTTTATAATGAACGCCGGAAACAGTTGTTGGATGTGACGCCGAATCGCGGGCATGAATTATTGGCGGAGCTGGAAAAGAATTTCAGAGTAACGGTGGTAACGCAGAACATTGATAATTTGCACGAAAGAGCCGGAAGCAGTCATATTATTCATCTGCATGGTGAACTGACAAAAGTATGTTCCAGTCGTGATCCTTATAATCCCCATTATATAAAGGAATTAAAACCTGAAGAATACGAGGTGAAACTTGGAGACAAGGCGGGAGACGGAACACAGTTGCGGCCTTTTATAGTTTGGTTCGGCGAGGCGGTCCCCGAAATTGAGACAGCTATTCAATATGTGGAGAAAGCGGACATTTTTGTAATTATCGGCACTTCGCTTAACGTGTATCCTGCAGCGGGATTACTTCATTATGTACCGCGGGAAGCAGAGGTGTATCTCATTGACCCAAAGCCGGTGGATACACATACTTCTCGTCCGGTACATGTGATTCAGAAGGGAGCTTCTGAAGGAGTGGCTGAGTTGAAACAGTTGTTGGGCGTTTAA
- a CDS encoding DUF4832 domain-containing protein, with the protein MKKNWMYGSMVAALFVVLASSCGNSQQVLDFRGICVDDTRGENGIYNPGRGFRLETAVDVKKEKDSPTKELLELSAKYVADSVSLAQSYFYLTYLIGEKLSEENLNTMQVYFDELQKQGKKAVLRFAYERDFMGRAAVGPTGEQILEHLDQLKPFLEKNKDLILVVQAGMVGAWGEWHSSVQGLENSDETKTAILEKLLSVAPEERQVQVRLPMFKNLLKDKPELYKRLSFHDDFIVIRPDRWDAEMHEGTDNFDQIVKESPYLVVDGELPWGFWSVGADPDSPSAGWIIDGLQTARRLFLQHFTSLSVIHNYKEQHPNNKFDENNPPEYSMVVWKKTMITEDSLHQHHMPVSDSYFQKKDGTKVERNMFDYIRDHLGYRIELQSLRMPKALEAGKDNLLNLSLINRGFATVFGEHPVYFVLIDDKGKVMEFPTEANPLDWQPFQPEDSTYTPLTHSVDLSLRLPDSVAPGKYRLGLWIPDGSERLKYNSRYAIRCANGDTTWAISDDGKYGVNVLTIVEVK; encoded by the coding sequence ATGAAGAAGAATTGGATGTATGGCAGTATGGTAGCTGCTTTGTTTGTTGTGCTGGCAAGTAGTTGCGGCAATTCGCAGCAGGTCCTTGATTTTCGTGGAATTTGTGTAGATGATACGCGCGGTGAAAACGGAATCTATAATCCCGGACGAGGTTTCCGGTTGGAGACGGCGGTAGATGTGAAAAAAGAAAAAGACAGTCCGACAAAAGAACTGTTGGAACTGTCTGCCAAATACGTGGCGGATAGTGTTTCGCTTGCCCAGAGCTATTTCTATCTTACTTATCTGATAGGTGAAAAACTGTCGGAAGAGAATCTTAATACGATGCAGGTGTATTTTGATGAATTGCAGAAACAAGGAAAGAAGGCGGTATTACGTTTTGCCTACGAGCGGGATTTTATGGGGAGAGCGGCGGTCGGGCCTACCGGAGAGCAGATATTGGAACATCTGGACCAGTTGAAACCTTTTCTGGAGAAAAATAAAGACCTGATTCTGGTGGTACAGGCCGGTATGGTGGGTGCTTGGGGAGAATGGCACAGCTCTGTTCAAGGACTGGAGAACTCGGATGAAACGAAAACTGCTATTTTGGAAAAGCTTCTTTCGGTGGCTCCCGAAGAAAGGCAGGTACAGGTAAGGCTTCCTATGTTTAAGAATCTGCTGAAAGATAAGCCGGAGTTATATAAGAGGCTTTCGTTTCATGATGATTTTATTGTGATACGTCCGGATCGTTGGGATGCGGAAATGCATGAGGGGACTGATAACTTTGACCAGATTGTCAAAGAATCGCCTTATTTGGTGGTCGATGGCGAGTTGCCTTGGGGATTCTGGAGTGTAGGTGCCGATCCCGACAGTCCTTCGGCGGGTTGGATTATTGACGGATTGCAGACAGCAAGACGTCTGTTCCTCCAGCACTTCACCTCATTGAGCGTGATACATAATTATAAGGAACAACACCCCAATAATAAGTTTGACGAGAATAATCCTCCTGAATATTCAATGGTAGTCTGGAAGAAAACCATGATAACGGAAGATTCTTTGCATCAGCATCATATGCCTGTATCCGACAGTTATTTCCAAAAGAAAGATGGTACGAAGGTGGAACGTAATATGTTCGATTATATACGCGATCATTTGGGGTATCGGATTGAACTGCAATCTCTTCGGATGCCGAAAGCGTTGGAAGCAGGAAAAGACAATCTCCTGAACCTGAGTTTGATAAATAGAGGGTTTGCTACTGTGTTTGGCGAACATCCGGTCTATTTCGTACTGATTGACGATAAAGGGAAAGTCATGGAATTTCCGACCGAAGCAAATCCGTTGGACTGGCAACCGTTCCAGCCGGAAGATTCTACATATACGCCGTTGACGCATTCCGTTGATTTGTCTCTCAGATTGCCGGATTCGGTTGCTCCCGGAAAATATAGGTTAGGGCTGTGGATACCGGACGGTTCGGAAAGGCTGAAATATAATTCCCGTTACGCTATCCGTTGTGCGAATGGGGATACTACCTGGGCGATATCCGATGACGGAAAATATGGCGTTAATGTATTGACGATTGTCGAGGTGAAATAA
- a CDS encoding alkaline phosphatase, with translation MNRQNAFTLLATFALLFCFTFSCNAKGKDKAKHVVLIGLDGWGAYSLPKADMPNVKRLMEDGAYTLKKRSALPSSSAINWASMFMGAGPELHGYTEWGSKTPELPSRVLNKNGIFPTIFQLLRDARPKAEIGCLYEWNGIKYLVDTLSLSYHYHVADYNKTPKELGNMASAYIKEKHPTLVAICYDSPDHTGHTEGHDTPAYYEKLKELDTYVGQIVQAVKDAGILDDTIFILTSDHGGIKKGHGGKTMQEMETAFIISGKNIKKGLRFDDVSMMQYDVASTIAHIFNLEQPQVWIGRPMKIVFK, from the coding sequence ATGAATAGACAAAACGCTTTTACGCTACTTGCTACATTCGCACTGCTTTTTTGTTTCACATTCTCCTGCAATGCCAAAGGAAAAGACAAAGCCAAACATGTTGTTCTCATCGGACTGGACGGTTGGGGAGCTTACAGCTTGCCTAAAGCAGACATGCCCAATGTCAAGAGACTAATGGAAGACGGAGCTTACACGCTCAAAAAACGCTCGGCACTTCCTTCGTCCAGTGCTATCAACTGGGCATCCATGTTTATGGGAGCCGGTCCCGAACTTCACGGATACACCGAATGGGGATCTAAAACTCCGGAACTTCCGTCACGTGTTTTAAACAAGAATGGAATCTTCCCCACTATCTTCCAATTACTGCGTGATGCCCGTCCGAAAGCAGAGATCGGCTGTCTGTATGAATGGAACGGAATCAAGTATTTAGTAGATACACTTTCTCTAAGTTATCATTATCATGTGGCCGATTACAACAAGACTCCCAAAGAGTTAGGCAATATGGCATCTGCTTACATAAAGGAGAAACATCCGACTCTTGTTGCTATCTGCTATGATAGTCCCGACCATACCGGACACACTGAAGGACATGACACTCCCGCATATTATGAGAAACTCAAGGAGTTGGATACTTATGTCGGCCAGATTGTCCAGGCCGTAAAAGATGCAGGCATCCTTGATGACACTATTTTCATATTGACTTCCGACCATGGAGGCATCAAGAAGGGTCACGGCGGCAAAACAATGCAAGAAATGGAAACAGCTTTCATCATTTCCGGTAAGAATATTAAAAAAGGACTTCGTTTTGATGATGTAAGCATGATGCAATATGATGTAGCTTCTACAATAGCTCACATTTTCAACCTCGAACAACCACAAGTCTGGATAGGTAGACCAATGAAGATTGTTTTCAAATAA